The window CGAGGCGTTTCTGCAAATACTGCGCAACGGGTTCATCGAGGCGTTCAATGCGCGGTATGAGCGTGATGCGCCGGATTCCGACTAGGATCGAGTGACGGGGCATTCAGGGACTGAATACCTGGTCTGCGTTTCCAGTCGGCGAACCCCGCGTTATAGTCGGTGACAAATCAAAATATGTGCTGCCTGTTCCGGCCCTATCGCCGGCAAGCCAGCTCCCACAGGATCCCCACAGTTCTCAAGACCTGTGCTGTACCTGTGGGAGCTGGCTTGCCGGCGATAGGGCCAGAGCAAGCTACCCTCAGAGGACAGACCCATGAAGTTCGAAGGCACCCGCGACTACGTCGCCACAGACGACCTGAAACTGGCGGTAAACGCGGCCATCACCCTCGAACGCCCCTTGCTGGTCAAGGGCGAACCCGGCACCGGCAAGACCATGCTTGCCGAGCAGTTGGCGGCCTCGTTCGGTGCGCGCCTGATCACCTGGCACATCAAGTCCACCACCAAGGCCCACCAGGGCCTCTACGAGTACGACGCGGTCAGCCGCCTGCGGGACTCGCAGCTGGGCGTGGACAAGGTCCACGATGTGCGCAATTACCTGAAAAAGGGCAAGTTGTGGGAGGCCTTCGAGGCCGAGGAACGGGTCATTCTGCTGATCGACGAAATCGACAAGGCCGACATCGAGTTCCCCAACGACCTGTTGCAAGAGCTCGACAAGATGGAGTTCTACGTCTACGAAATCGACGAGACCATCAAGGCCAGACAGCGCCCGATCATCATCATCACCTCCAACAACGAAAAGGAGCTGCCGGACGCATTCCTGCGCCGCTGCTTCTTCCACTACATCGCCTTCCCCGACCGCGCCACCCTGCAGCAGATCGTCGACGTGCACTACCCGAACATCAGCCAGTCGCTGGTCAGCGAGGCGCTGGACGTGTTCTTCGACGTGCGCAAGGTACCAGGCCTGAAGAAAAAGCCGTCCACCTCCGAACTGGTCGATTGGCTCAAGCTGCTGATGGCCGACAACATCGGTGAAGCGGTGCTGCGCGAACGCGACCCGACCAAGGCCATTCCACCGCTGGCCGGCGCGCTGGTGAAGAACGAGCAG of the Pseudomonas asiatica genome contains:
- a CDS encoding AAA family ATPase, which translates into the protein MKFEGTRDYVATDDLKLAVNAAITLERPLLVKGEPGTGKTMLAEQLAASFGARLITWHIKSTTKAHQGLYEYDAVSRLRDSQLGVDKVHDVRNYLKKGKLWEAFEAEERVILLIDEIDKADIEFPNDLLQELDKMEFYVYEIDETIKARQRPIIIITSNNEKELPDAFLRRCFFHYIAFPDRATLQQIVDVHYPNISQSLVSEALDVFFDVRKVPGLKKKPSTSELVDWLKLLMADNIGEAVLRERDPTKAIPPLAGALVKNEQDVQLLERLAFMSRRGNR